GCCGCCCTGGAAGCCCGGGATCTGCACAACCCGCTTGAACAGCGCGCCGTAGAGCAGCAGCCAGATCACCGGCTGCACGAGCGTGACCGCGATCCACGCGGGCTGGCGCCAGAGAGCCCGCAGGTGGCGCATCGTCATGTGCCAGGCGTTGCCCACCGTGACCATCATCGCTTGACCTCCTCGGCCTCCGCGTCCGCCTTGTCGAAGGAGCGTCCGGTGTGGCGCAGGTAGACGTCGTCGAGCGAGGGCCGCGCGACGCTCACGGACGCCACCTCGAGCCCGCGCGCCTCGAGCGCCTGCAGCACCACCGGCACGGCGCGGGCGCCGTCGTCGGCGCGGGCGTGCACCTCGCGCCCGTCAACCGCCACCTCGCGGATGCCGTTCACCGTGCCGAGAGCGGCGCGCACCTTCCCATCTCCGTCGGGCTGCCCGAGCTCCACGCGAATCGCGTCACCGCGAAGGTCGGCCTTCAGGCCCTCCGGCGTGCCCTCGGCCACCACGTGCCCGCGGTCCACGATCGCGAGCTGGGACGCGAGGTTGTCGGCTTCCTCGAGATAGTGCGTGGTGAGCAGGATGGTCAGGCCCTGCTCGCGCGAGAGCGTGGCGATCTCCGTCCACATGTCGGCGCGCACCTCGGGATCGAGCCCGGTGGTGGGCTCGTCGAGGAAGAGCACCGTGGGGCGGTGCACGAGTGCCATCGCCACCACGAGGCGGCGCTCCATGCCGCCCGAGTAGGCGCGAACCAACCGATCAGCGGCGTCGGCCAGCCCGAAGCGCTCGAGCAGCTCGGACGCGCGCGCCTCGAGGCTCCGGCCTCTCAG
This portion of the Thermoleophilaceae bacterium genome encodes:
- a CDS encoding ATP-binding cassette domain-containing protein, encoding MAHAIEARDLVKTYPGGVKALDKLSFHVAEGTVFGLLGPNGAGKSTAVKILTTLSRADSGGASVAGYDVVSQAHQVRHAIGTVQQRSTVDPEATGRENLRLQGQVYGLRGRSLEARASELLERFGLADAADRLVRAYSGGMERRLVVAMALVHRPTVLFLDEPTTGLDPEVRADMWTEIATLSREQGLTILLTTHYLEEADNLASQLAIVDRGHVVAEGTPEGLKADLRGDAIRVELGQPDGDGKVRAALGTVNGIREVAVDGREVHARADDGARAVPVVLQALEARGLEVASVSVARPSLDDVYLRHTGRSFDKADAEAEEVKR